atacacaagttcccaacaacttaataggtctgtcgggtgtcctcgggaaacccgaatcatccacgaatctttttcgaacaggatcctaatcacagacattgtagattacaatagtttattcaaatatatacatcagagtgaaatatagtagaagtcttaagataacatagtttacaaaccagttgtttcaaacttacaaaaccataagtgtcatacaaacatagtagcatgataatattacattagcattatttatcatacaaactagtgccttgtccaaaggccattcatcattcctcatcatcattgacttcaaacacagacatgcagcagggaccaaaacaagcctacgcatgcgactcacctgcaacaagggttaacaaaccctgagtacaaaagtactcaacaagactgacccgacgtaacaggggtgAAAGATTTTAAAGATGcaagtgttggggcaaggtaaggatgtagcaagattcaaaagttctttgccaaaagcttactactcTTCATCCTATtctcaagttttacccctaagtccttttagttcattatctcaaactaaatgtacatttcccatattccaatccttctcattccattctttttctcatgttttagtaattcaccagtcctgcattgcttctgtaatgaatcgagtctccatatccacggagcaccagcaattcgaattgattcaagtcccagctggggattccttatcacacgacatatgtagaacttaatcttgcatacatcaacctcgctactggatcctcctatactaagccatctccatgccacccaagagcacatcacacctcaaatctggccacattctagccacaagggtacacgctactcctgccatctcgccactcctagtgcgtgggcattcgtcttagtatcggattagctgaagtaggcttaccagagtatgtgaccagtactacaaagtgtctcattcaaaagatccacaatgagtggcctttgagcgacatagtcagcaatgttacccaacattcaagataagtcacccgactagtctctagttcattctatcttctttctttctttggccagtatgccatctttgattgtatcgaaattTTTACTTTGagagcctaccataaagcatactaagcattctacgcctttgtaaatgaaatcatcttcaaggatggtaaaaaattaataaggtaggcaatgcatcaagtaggtaacatttaaaataaatcaactcaatgcaataggtaacataggtgataaacttttcaaagtgaacaaggtaatggtttaatgcataaaccggggcttgccttcgttgacgatctcgggttccggatcagtaccacaattatcgaatcccaaggcaaccggggatccttccacaacttgctcaactaggatcggttcactctcggattcaacacgaaatgataacatatgcttcaacatgatgataatgtaaacatgatgctttcatggtacatgaaatataacaacacctcgaatacaactATCTTTCACGGTACAgctgcaagccaacaaaaccaacttgcaattctaccatcaaggaccacactagtgacttgaccaaattgatcttgaaaccctactgatcacaaaacatgaccaaaacaagatccaagcataaactaacacttagggtttgctttcatccatttttgaattaatttggaaataagcccaaaaatgaacttgttccaaatgacctcaaaattttatgtaagcttcctcatgacaaattagtgtaccaaaaccaatttcataatttttgaagttatacagtggcctacaaaaataatggaaatcacatttatcaattaattaactgaatttttgaacattaaaaatttattcaaatttcaagtttcatattttaaaccatactagaacatgtacagaagctacacacaaatttttagaatttttggagctataattattttcttataaatttccaaagttactgcactattcaaaattcagaaataacaaaatctcactattctctctctttgtcactgacagccggcccccgcatgtcagcgacacaAACACAGAACACGGCGGCGCTACCATCACCGGTCGGCCAAAACGCACCGGCGGTGATGCTCCGGTGAGGTAGACCGCACCAGCATGATCTATACTACCCCGCGAATCTATCCCAGCTCTTAGAAAGGCAGCAGGCACACCAGagggagctccacgccggccatggtggcgcgGGCACGACAGCGCACGACGTAACTATGGCTATGATGCAGTAGAGGCTAAAGCGAAGCGAGCAtaacgctcaggagctcaccacgaacacgacggtgtgcttggtgaaggcggagacgggcTGGAACGgcatggccacggtgaggtcgatggtggcggtgctccggccaGCTCCGAAGAAGAAGACGCCGTGGGTTGGCGCTGGACTGCTAGAGGCGAGGCGAGCAGGCCTGGAAGGAGCGGCAGGGTGAGGCGGAGCGGCAAGGTGAGGCGGAGCTACTGGCAAACGCAATTGGCACGAGATGCTACGGCGAGGACGAATTTTGCGAGCGCGGCAAGGTCATCGGCGACGAGCAGACGGGAggaaagaaaaacgacgacggcggtgctcctatttatagaggaGAAGGACGCGTCTGGCTTCGACAGCTCCCGAACGAGTCGCCATGGAGACGGCAATGTGTCACTGCGCGAGAAAGCGGTGAAAAACGATCGGCGGCGACAGCTGCGTGGCGCCAGCGGCAAGCAGGGAGGTTGCGCTCGGCTTtgttttgatttttgaattatttacagaattgccactatgtttattttgcaaattacttcacaatttttctaaagaagttgaaaatgtccaaaaatgaaagttgatcaacttttcaaactctacaactttactttaatgaacattttcaaattctgcctccattttgaaatttgaatttggggtgcattagagcatttgaatcatttcaaaattactccaaattttatatgtaaactttaaaaactttgaataccaaagttgatccttataaaataaacttcaactttgctttttgtcacaacccaaattcaaaatggattttgaattagacaaaaggggcaaaaaggactttcatggtttgaatttgaattcaaatttgatttgtttacctttttacttaaatatgattttgaccagttacatggcccattagggttatttgagtcaattgacacatggtctcacatgatcacatgaaatttgacccttgtggtcatgatctttatttagagttttgaatcacattacatcacataaaataacaactatggaataaagcttatttagtgaatgcattcaaaatttcctactttatgaatgctttgcaacgcatatgatgacatgtcaagttttagtgctaggtcaaaacaccagaggtgttacaatcatgttctcattcgaaaaaagaataaagaatggagaatgtgcgttaattatactgatcttaacaaacactgccctaaggaccccttcggcttgcctcggatagacgaggttgtagactctaccaccggctgtgaactactctccttccttgactgttactctggctatcatcagatctctctTAAGGAAGAGGACCAGATAAAAAcgtcgttcattacacctttcggagcatactgctacaaaactatgtccttcgaaCTCAAGAATGCCAGGgccacctatcaaagggccatccagatgtgcctcgaccaatagatTGGCCGCAACGtcaaagcctacatcgatgatgtggtcatcaagaccaaaatagccgacaaccttatcaccgacctcgaagaaaccttcgccaacttgaacaagtaccgatggaagctgaacccttcaaagtgcatctttggagttccatctagtatactgctgggctacattgtcaatgcttgaggcatcgagcctaatcctgacaaggtctccgccatcaccaatatgaaatggccaacatgtgtcaaggatatacagaagcttataggctacatggcggctttaagccacttcatatcgcgcctcgacGAGAGAGGGctccctttcttcaaactcctcaaggcttcCAAGCGTTTTTCCTGGTTGGAAGAGGtggacacagctttcgagcagcttaagTTGCTGTTAACAAGGCCTCCGATCATGACTGTGCCACGACCAAATGAAACTCTTCTGACCTACATTGCCGCTACTTCTCACGTCGTCAGCACTACTATCGTCGTCGAACGTGAGGAAGCTAGACATgcttacaaggtgcaacgtccggtctactttatcaacgaagtacttaatgagccaaaactcattatcctctgGTACAAAAGCTGCTATATGCaattctgattacgtcgcgcaagctctgacactactttgaatactacaagatggccgtggtcaccgagttccctctaggggacattctctgcaacaaagaggccaatggccgtatcataaagtgggctgttgagcttgaaacttactccattgaatttagaagcagacctaccattaagtcacaggcgctcgctgatttcatcgctgagtgtaccaagatccaagaacccattgccgccacttgccccaagcactggttgatgtactttgacggcgcccttaacatcaacagcgctggtgcgggcattttgttcattacgccgactAAAGATAAGCTCCGCTATGTCCTCCGGATAcactttctagcctccaacaatgccgcggaatatgaagcatgtctccatggtctccgtatagcagTTGAGCTCGGCATCAAGTGCCTCATGGTGTACAGGGATTctgcgctggttatcaaccagttcaacaaagactggtcctattcTAGTAAGAAAATGGATGCATACTACGCTGAAATAAGGAggtttgaagggaagttctatggtatcgaataccaccacgtggtacgagatcaaaattagaTTGCTAACTGGCTTTCAAAAATAGCTTCTTCTTGTGCCATAGTTTTGccaggggtcttcgttcaagatctcttggtgccatccattaaagaagaaaaggaagttgtagaggttccccctgccgagcagttggtacttgttgTACCTTCGTCGGTCACCGATTGGAAGgtgcagttcatcaagtacctcaccagtgccGAAATACCCACCAACAAGATCAAAACTAAACGTTTAATTCgctgaagcaagcattacatgctggcagatagcaacttgatgaggaaaagtgctaaggaagggatactatagaaatgcatcacccgagGTGAAGGGgtcaagctacttctcgaaattcactctggttcctgcggcaaccacacggccttGAGAAACCTGGTCAGCAAGGCAttccgagctagtttttattggcccacagccatcattgatgcagaagatctcatccaacgttgtgaaggatgtcaattcttcgctaagcaaatacacgtgccggtggaagagctgcaaaccatcccagcctcctggccctttgtgtgctggggactggacatgatcgggcctttcaagccaacaccaggtggttttcggtacatatatgtcgccattgacaaggtctccaagtggattgaatataaaccgctaaTCTCGGccactacaaagaaggcagttgagctctttgaagatatcatccatagatttggtctaccaaacagcatcatcaccgatctcaaaactacgtttactggccatcacttctaggacttctacgaagactgttgcatctctgtcaaatatgtctctgttgctCATCCTTgagccaacggtcaggtcgaacgggcaaacagtatgatccttgatgccctaaaaaaatgactatatcagaaagaagaaaagcacccaagCAGATGGATCAAGGAGCTTCtagctgtagtctagggactacgtactcaagctagtcgcagcaccggcgtgactccatactttttggtctatggctcagaagccatactactagtggacgttactttccgagcacttagagtggaaaactatgatgaagagcaggacGAGGATGTTCGGTCTAAGGATGttgatagggccgaggaagaacgcctaatcacctgtgtccatatagctaaatatctggaaggattgcggaggtactacaaccgaaatgttaaaggtcgttcatttgctgttggCGATCTCGTTCttcgcagaaaacaaaaaactgaagggttgcacaagctctcttccccctaggaagggccttatgttgtcaaagaggttactcgactaGGTTCTTATCGaataagtgacttagaaggagtcgatgttcccaactcatggcacatcgaacaccttatacgtttctatccttgaaacactctagatatgtactctacaattttatattcagtaaagtttttggtctccataacttgtctccattttgtctctattgtggtttaacatccacgTGTGGTCGCCGAGCTATACGCTATTTCATGATGAACGCCAATACGTAATCGCCGTAACTACGCCGATCATGTTTTCTTCAAATCGCCGAataagtttctccaaatctccaaatcgccaaatacgatttctccaaatcgctgaacatgatttctccaaatcaccaaacacgatttctccaaatcgccgaacacgatttctccaaatcaccaaacacgatttctccaaatcgccaaacacgatttctccaaatcgccgaactcgatttctccaaatcactgaGCATGTTTTCCCCACATCGCCAAAACATTCTTTGATTAGAGAGCAACATCCTTTCTAATCTGTTCTCTTCGAAGATGACCCAGTCTCcgatttctccctacacgtgctatgggctccacgctctgcgttatgggtggtcggctacggtcccttggtcacacctgtttttcctacatgtctacgggctccgcgctcaacgttatggactgtgggtcagccaaggccaagagttcaacatagaatacattgctcagATGCCGCTTATgttgcctttatctccaagttcgtaTAACAACTGCCGACCAAAACACGTTATGTGCTATTTTTTATGGAAAAGACTCAGCCACCGATTTTTTCTGATATGTGCCATGGACTCTGCGCTctacgtcatgggtggtcggctgtggttcctagGTCATGTCATttactcctacacatgcacgagctccatgctcgatgttatggactatgggctgccaaggccatagggatcaaTAGCAGACCAACTGGTCGGATGTTACTTGAACTACGCATAATCGCATCAGGGTTGAAACTGTGAAAATTATTTCACTgaactacaagcaaactgcatatattacatatacatgcaccttataGCATTTATTCGATGAATAATTGTTTCTTGCGCTTTTGTGCTTTCTAATTACACTGTCAGACCTTTACAGATGATAATCTGAGTTGATTACTGAGCTTCACCGTTACCATCCATttcaccaaacaggtctatatcgctggccagcatcttcgctgcgtcctccacttcgtcctccaGATGCTGTGTCCCCGCGTCATCTAGTCCTTcggcgaacccaccccctatcgactgaaggtcgatggtagggtaatgggactgaacaaccacgaggacatgggtagcgacggtcgtaatggcatcgcggttgaaagtcttgaagttctcccatgctgccttacaCCTCTAGATTATGGTGTCGGGACGTTGACGCCTGTCGTCGTGCTGAGCAGCCATTTCCAGatcgacgcagtcaagcaccggcttaattgTGGCGATTACAGCATCGAAattctccttttggaccttggccgcctgcaccagcacatcgaactgcgctttggctttatgatgatagcctgcgagagttacaatgatccattatacaaggaaGTTACTCCAACAATAATTCCAAccaggaggaattcacctttcagctcctcagcaagtttgtccACCCGCTCTGCTTCTTTTGCTTTCTCCTGGCGAAGTTGATCGACGGCCTGGCGCATTTGTCCGAGCtcagcgtcttgctctacaagaaCAACAGTTGTTAACGGAAGTGCAGCTGTTCAGCAATACCAAAGTACATTCATTGATGTACCTACTTTTTGTTTGGATACACTATTGAGCTGTTCATTTTTCCTCTCTAGCTGCTCGAAAGCACTTCTTAGTTGGTCGAAGACagcggccagctgctcggactggcTCTACACTTGCTTGGACATAGCCACCAGCTTTTCGGtaaggacccccttctggtattccaggtcccgTGCGTTCGACTCTACAAGATCTCATTTGCATTGGGCCCTCTAGATATTTTTCTTCGAGGGGTTCCtgacctctttgagtttttcgttctctgtagcaaggggctccattcacTTTATCAactggcggcgctgctcggcaactcgagATATCTCTTGCAAAATGAATGATGACATTATAGTTAACCAATTCCAATAAACAACCAGGATCTTTAAAGATGAAGTATTCACCTTAATCTGTTTCATCACACCACTAAGAGAAGTTTCCAGTCTCCTGaattccttggtggtgtcctcctcttcgacaacAACTATTTCATCGCCGCGCTTTCGTAGAATCCGGACTGCTTGGGGTTGATGTTTGTCAtgcacgatctcctccaccttgtcttCTTCCATTGTAGCTGGGGGGGACCACCTTGGGGCTCGATGGTCGGATAGCAGGTCCGACCACGCCCTCCGAAGTATCAGGGATTACTGTTTGCTCCTTCGGCGCTGAAAGCTCTTTAGCTACTAATTCCACTGTTGCCAAAGGCACCGTCGCCGACTTGTTCGGTGTAGTAGGCATTCGCTCACGGTTATCAAGCCCACCAGGGGCAGCAATTGGCTCCTCTGCGTGCTCCCGAACACTCGGGGACTCCTGAATGTGGTCTACTGGTGTCTCCACTGCTCCAGGGCCAGTTTCTGGTTGCTGCTTAGTCTGAGAGGGCGGGGCTAGATCAGTTGTTGGCTTTGCACTATACCAAATTAGTTATTCAGTCACAACAGAAGTAAGGGAAATACAGCAAAGTAATGTCAGCACATGGACACTTACAGTTTGGTCTgatggttcaatttcttgaaccgacggTGCCGGCTTGAGCCTCCAGACGCAGCTACGGGGTCGACTCCTGTGCTCAATGGAGGAATTCTCGGCTCTTCCTCGGTCGGCCTTGGTTCCGCCTGCTGCTCCAGGGCTGCTGCCGTTTGTTGCTCTGGGATCTCCGTTGCCCGCTCTACGGGAATTCTCAATGTTTGCTGCGCAGCAATTACCTCCGCTcgatgctcggggactctccttgtCGGTGCCTCATGGACTTCTTTGCCTACCCCAGTTTGTTGCTCCACGCATGGGTTGCACAGAGGCTCTTTCATGCTTGGGAGAGGGTTCATGAGAATCTCATCgtcgtcagaccaatcgaacactaCGGTTCttcgtgttcgattggtctggtcATCATCCAGAGAGATCCCGCCTAGTTTGCGTGGAGCAGTCATggctgttttcctcttcttctgggctggCTCATCTTCCGCCGGCCTCTTTCCCCTAGTTTTCACCGACACCAGGGGAGGACTCTTCGTCCGACCAGTGTCCATTCCTCCAGATTCTAAGGAGACATCGACGGACTCTCCATTCGACCAGTGTCCATTCCTCCAGATTCCAAGGAGACACTGACGGAGCTTTCTTCAATTTGAACAGGTCATCATGCATCAACTGACGGTGGCCAATCGTTTCTTGGCATGCCCGAGAAATACACCGCCCtgtcctgtgaatggatcttcacatgagtaggatcagtttattgctcgGCAGTATGAATAAATTTCTCGGAAACATATAGTTAGGACattcacctgaggaggcagattcttgcaattAAAGGGCTTCGTGTACCCTGATAGCCTGAAGGAGGATAGTGGAGCGAACAGCTCAGCAGTTCGCTCTTCgacatcgctcctggatagtattTCTAGCCTCTCTCGAGTCCTGTCGATCTCCCCTTTGGATTCAAAGCCTAGGTGTGCCCTCTCTTTACAGGGTtgtatgcggcgcactatgaaactcgcCGCTACCTATCCGCTattggtcttcatgccctttatcaagtcaaggagttcattcacttgctccatgtcatccTTGCTCGGTagctccgaccaactcctctagctttctgggatgtggtcggcgttacaATGCACCGCTGGGTGGCTTTGtctcatgtagaaccatctggtgttccaccccttcagcgatgtgTTCAGCGGTATGGTAAGATATTCACTCGCCATCCCATCCTGAAGCTGGAGATACACCCCGCCAAccacctgaatcagctattttagccgatttcgcttgtgctttcatgcgcatagcatgtcttttagaaaacctatcaatgtatagatggttttatggattctttggttttagtttgttattatcatcatagctaccatcgatctgatcgaacctcactattgatagtaatagattagattcagagcgtttgtagatctatttgtactggacagtcgatttgttcgcatgttatatcctttcttgttagattcttcggctcaatgctttatatTGATAATATCCACCTAACTGATGATTTCACTTACATCTgtgtgcattgtacttgtcatcataaaatcaatcgcaaaccatgagctttacagtccttaATAGTCGATTTCTTCGTGTATCGACTGTTTAGTTGATTTTCCCGTCTGGCCACTCCCAAAGCggcacatttggaactgtctgggcaagactgacatgttccaccttaaattactgataaactttctctccttgtcaattataggtcaaattgactggcacgccttcaggaattcataggatcggctagccctgcattgaagccaagcggatctccagccttgctcctgCCAGGCGCATCAACACGCTTTTGCGCCAACACTAGGAAAATAGAGATTGCGGATAATTAGTTTATGCTCTGAAGTACTCTTCGTATCCTAAGAACACAGTATTGTGTTGTCTTAGATTCCTCCGAAAgcaacaatgcttcatggaagccaaCAAAGGAAAATTTTTAGACAAAATTTACTACGAAGAGCGTATATCAGAAAGttatcttgaccaaattagcctctttgataccccaaagttaagtagcctaatgctatcactgatgttggaaaaaggatgacatgcttctcttcccttaaaagtctttcgcaccaaaTCTCAGGGTGATATTcccataagggggagggctgtaacaccctaggtatttgtcaccagttaagcaatgggtttgagctcaaacatgacatgttaagtgatgatgaaggtgtcaagatcaaatctacaagagtgagctccaacttaaatttggacaacacacccttacttacatggggacccttgttaagattatgcaagagtaatgttaaacatgcttatttcatgtacattacatcaacatgcatccatcttgactagtggaaaagtttcatggagTTTGGAgctaaaaagtcacatgaaatgatgagttacattcttgcttgaattgcactattaagtgaatggaattataggtcatcaaccaaaccttgctaccttgcccaaatgactctaatttaactctacaacaaaagtcatgaagggttcatgttgagcaaatgccaagaaaatacctcaatcgctctaaaactctaatttaagctttaccgtgatgctattttgacctatgttgaccaatcgcttatagtgcttgcatggagttgcaccttaaataaaagttgaattttgagtggagtagaacaaactttgttttttgaccaagagctagatcaacttggaactaagtcaaactgaGGCTTGAAGATTGAATCAGCTCCTGTCTTAGGCTCCCAGAAATTTTTCTAAGCCCCTGAAGTGACAGTAGCAAGTTAACTTCTTTGCGACATTTTATCATCCAAATTCATGTGGTAGCTCAATTAGATTCCTTAAAATGAGTTGAAGTACCTTTCATGGTGAAAATAATAAATTAAGTCTCATCGaatttggagttcatttggatcttgaAAAATAGTTTCCAAAACAACAAAAGTTTACTTTGTCAGTTTACTGACATTGACATGTCGGCATTCCgcattctccaaattttgttaagcaactcaattttgtccaaagataaaagttggaggcaaTTTATTGGAGGAGAGTATAccaaaagatggcactcgtttgaccttgtcttgaccatcgatttttggaTTTGATTAATCAGCGTCAACACATTGACACTTTCAAATTGGACGCTAATTTACCATTGTTTCAAAGCCCTAATGGTTGTGaccccttaatcaagtttgtagaccATCAGGAGAGTTACCACTTTGCTTTAATCACTCACTCCAGAATATGCCACGATGATGCCTAAAACTTGGCTCCAATGTGGCCACATCGTCGCCCACCAGATGCTCGAGAATATGCCTCTAAGAGGGGAGCGCGTGGCAGCATGCAGGAGCTCACCTCACCATGGCTCTCCCTCTCCACTCCATGTGTCCCTGCGATCTTGCTGCGTGCCCTGCTACTCCAAAGCGTACACCCGAGCCTCCCCACTCCTCCTTTTCCCTCGCGCATGCCCTTGCcctcctctgctttgctgccGTGggtgccatggccatggccaccatTGCCGAGTGGAAGAGCTCCTCCCAACCACCGCCTTGCCCCTATGTTGTGCCATGCCTTGCTGCTCGCTCCACCCTACCGCTCCCTTCTCCATCCTCCACCATGGCACACCACTTCCCTGGCCGCAGTAGTCGCCGAAGCCGGCCCGCAGCCACTACCGTCGTTCGGCCACAGTCAGCGGCTGTGGTCAGGCCGAAGCTAGCTATGGCCTAGCATGGGCCAAGTATGGGTGCGGCTAGGCCAGCCGGCCCTGTCCTGGCTGGCCACCGTCATCGGCCGATGCCCCCCTGTTGGCCGACCCGACGCCCTTTGCCCCTTCTCTGCTCCGACTGTGCGAGAGGTTGAAGAAAAAAGACCCACTCAAAATAGAAGCTttttcatgtgttcactttgcataaatgctagacacatatatttacatatatgggCTTAGTTGGTTTCTGAGATCTttagggttcccaatgcaaaagcATTTTCCTTTTTCGgtttaatcttttcttttgcaCATTTCTatgctgaactttggaaaattgtaataattagtagaaaaatcataaaataacaaatgtagactttttagaatccttgtgacattatctatgcagtagatctataatatgtcatactttagtttaaagtttttgctgtaaa
This sequence is a window from Miscanthus floridulus cultivar M001 chromosome 10, ASM1932011v1, whole genome shotgun sequence. Protein-coding genes within it:
- the LOC136487979 gene encoding uncharacterized protein, which gives rise to MYFDGALNINSAGAGILFITPTKDKLRYVLRIHFLASNNAAEYEACLHGLRIAVELGIKCLMVYRDSALVINQFNKDWSYSSKKMDAYYAEIRRFEGKFYGIEYHHVVRDQN